A genomic window from Luteolibacter sp. LG18 includes:
- a CDS encoding HAD family phosphatase, whose product MAQVGPLDIPENGYDAVIFDCDGTLVDSMPAHFEAWCEAMSLHNAKGVLKEDVFYAMGGRPTKDIVVELNNEYGLKLDPVSVALAKREAFLKKLPTLTLIEEVADFARSLLARHIPMAIATGGTRMVIEKTLQAVGVSDWFDEVVTADEVKIGKPAPDIYLHAAKLLGVSPLKCLALEDAPAGIMAAQCAGMAVVAVPSPMDFARS is encoded by the coding sequence ATGGCGCAAGTGGGCCCCCTTGACATACCGGAAAACGGCTACGATGCCGTCATTTTTGACTGCGATGGAACCCTCGTCGATTCGATGCCGGCGCATTTCGAGGCCTGGTGTGAAGCCATGTCCCTCCACAATGCGAAGGGCGTCCTGAAGGAAGACGTATTCTACGCCATGGGCGGCCGTCCTACGAAGGACATCGTCGTGGAGCTGAACAACGAATACGGCCTGAAACTGGATCCCGTGTCCGTGGCACTCGCGAAGCGCGAGGCCTTCCTGAAGAAGCTGCCGACCCTGACCCTCATCGAGGAAGTCGCCGATTTCGCCCGCAGCTTGCTGGCCCGCCACATCCCGATGGCGATCGCGACCGGTGGCACCCGCATGGTGATCGAAAAGACCCTCCAGGCTGTCGGCGTTTCCGATTGGTTCGATGAAGTGGTCACCGCCGATGAAGTGAAGATCGGCAAGCCCGCTCCGGACATCTACCTCCACGCCGCCAAGCTGCTCGGCGTCTCGCCGCTGAAGTGCCTCGCGCTGGAAGACGCCCCGGCCGGCATCATGGCCGCCCAGTGCGCCGGCATGGCCGTCGTCGCAGTGCCATCGCCGATGGACTTCGCACGGAGCTAA
- a CDS encoding UTP--glucose-1-phosphate uridylyltransferase → MASFEAFDQKMRAAGMGDAAIRAFRRNYDALCRNETGLIAEDDIAPAEGLPDFSVVAAGAPADAALLAQAVVIKLNGGLGTSMGLQGPKSLLPVRDGVTFLDLMVRQVQSLRESTGAPVRLLLMNSFSTSEGTLSHLQRYQGDGFSEASEVELLQNQIPKIDATSLQPVEWAASPDLEWCPPGHGDLFPALVGSGWLDRLLAEGVKYAFVSNSDNLGAVLDPSLLRYFAESGAPFLMEVTRRTAADRKGGHLARRKSDGRLLLREVAQCPDADLDAFQNIDRHQYFNTNSLWLRLDLLKEQLAADDGVLPLPMIRNRKTVDPRDKNSPAVLQLEVAMGAAIECFEGSAAIEVPRSRFAPVKTTGDLFSLRSDAYEVLEDGQVRLAPERQGVPPVVSLGDSYKLVDQLDELGAVPGLLESKALSIEGRVTFEPGVAFAGGVSLQGGSDAPKVLNAGRYADTSLVL, encoded by the coding sequence ATGGCCTCTTTCGAAGCTTTCGACCAGAAAATGCGCGCCGCCGGAATGGGCGATGCCGCGATCCGTGCATTCCGCCGCAACTACGACGCGCTGTGCCGCAATGAAACCGGCCTCATCGCCGAGGACGACATCGCCCCGGCCGAGGGCCTCCCGGACTTCTCGGTGGTCGCCGCCGGTGCCCCGGCCGATGCCGCGCTGCTCGCGCAAGCAGTGGTGATCAAGCTCAACGGTGGCCTCGGCACCAGCATGGGCCTGCAGGGGCCGAAGAGCCTGCTGCCGGTCCGCGATGGCGTGACCTTCCTCGATCTAATGGTCCGCCAGGTCCAGTCGCTGCGTGAAAGCACGGGCGCGCCGGTGCGCCTGCTGCTGATGAACAGCTTCAGCACCAGCGAGGGCACCTTGTCCCATCTCCAGCGTTATCAAGGAGATGGGTTTTCCGAAGCCTCGGAAGTCGAGCTGCTCCAGAACCAGATCCCGAAAATCGATGCCACCAGCCTCCAACCGGTGGAATGGGCCGCCAGTCCGGACCTCGAATGGTGCCCGCCGGGCCATGGCGATTTGTTTCCGGCCCTTGTTGGAAGCGGCTGGCTCGACCGCCTGCTCGCGGAAGGGGTGAAATACGCCTTCGTTTCGAACTCCGACAACCTCGGCGCGGTGCTCGATCCCTCGCTGCTGCGCTACTTCGCCGAGAGCGGCGCCCCCTTCCTCATGGAAGTCACCCGCCGCACCGCCGCGGACCGCAAGGGCGGCCACCTGGCCCGCCGCAAGAGCGACGGCCGCCTGCTGCTGCGCGAGGTGGCCCAGTGCCCGGACGCGGATCTCGATGCCTTCCAGAACATCGACCGCCACCAGTATTTCAACACCAACAGCCTGTGGCTGCGCCTCGACCTGCTCAAGGAACAGCTCGCCGCCGATGACGGCGTGCTGCCGCTGCCGATGATCCGCAACCGCAAGACGGTGGACCCGCGCGACAAGAACTCGCCGGCGGTGCTCCAGCTCGAAGTGGCCATGGGCGCGGCGATCGAGTGCTTCGAAGGCTCCGCGGCCATTGAAGTGCCGCGCAGCCGCTTCGCCCCGGTGAAGACCACGGGCGATTTGTTCTCGCTCCGCTCCGACGCCTACGAGGTGCTGGAGGACGGCCAGGTGCGCCTCGCGCCGGAGCGTCAGGGCGTGCCGCCGGTGGTGTCGCTGGGTGATTCCTACAAATTGGTGGACCAACTCGATGAACTCGGCGCGGTGCCGGGGCTCCTGGAATCCAAGGCGCTTTCCATCGAGGGCCGGGTCACCTTCGAGCCCGGCGTGGCATTTGCCGGCGGGGTTTCCCTCCAAGGTGGTTCGGATGCTCCAAAAGTCTTGAATGCAGGACGTTACGCGGATACAAGTTTAGTTCTGTAA
- the rpoN gene encoding RNA polymerase factor sigma-54, with the protein MSHASLNQSLSQQQTLAPQMRKSLEILQASTLELTQLVRQSLETNPVLEDITEIDSLDAEGPDPEEADSLDYLNETDDDWRDRSIMEGRTSPWTSEDEERRQRLYDSIVAPETLQQHLSHQLDLSMVEPSVREAGRALIANLDERGFLDMPAKELAVRMNLKNSDLREALVLIQSFDPPGVGAESIQESLLIQLDRAGEAASIEYKIVRDHLEDLARKRYPQIARALGTNVERITEAASRIGRLTPNPGGDFDPTGNPYILPDVVIERDDDGEWSARLTNEYLPNLRINDFYKDMIGRSKTDGKTRQFLRDQIRDGRSLIRSISLRQETILAIAYKLIEHQPAFLAKGHRHLRPLTMNDIADQLSLHATTVSRAVAGKYILTPHGLMEMRAFFATGYQTEGGEEVSNAGVREAIQQIIAQENPSKPLSDDALAKQLKAQGINVARRTVAKYREQLNILPSHLRKSF; encoded by the coding sequence ATGTCCCACGCCTCCCTCAACCAGTCCCTCTCCCAGCAGCAGACGCTTGCGCCGCAGATGCGCAAGAGCCTGGAGATCCTGCAGGCGAGCACGCTGGAGCTGACCCAACTGGTGAGGCAGTCGCTCGAGACCAACCCGGTGCTCGAGGACATCACGGAGATCGACTCGCTCGATGCCGAGGGGCCCGATCCCGAGGAGGCGGATTCGCTCGATTACCTGAACGAGACCGACGACGACTGGCGCGACCGCTCGATCATGGAGGGCCGCACGTCGCCGTGGACCTCTGAGGACGAGGAGCGCCGCCAGCGCCTCTACGACTCGATCGTGGCGCCGGAGACCCTCCAGCAGCACCTTTCCCACCAGCTCGATCTTTCGATGGTGGAGCCGTCCGTCCGCGAGGCCGGTCGCGCCCTGATCGCGAACCTCGACGAACGCGGCTTCCTTGACATGCCCGCGAAGGAGCTGGCGGTGCGGATGAACCTGAAGAACTCCGATCTCCGCGAGGCGCTGGTATTGATCCAGTCCTTCGATCCGCCCGGCGTGGGCGCGGAGAGCATCCAGGAATCGCTGCTCATCCAGCTCGACCGCGCCGGTGAGGCCGCCTCGATCGAATACAAGATCGTCCGTGACCACCTGGAGGACCTCGCCCGCAAGCGCTACCCGCAGATCGCCCGCGCGCTCGGCACCAATGTGGAGCGCATCACCGAGGCCGCGTCCCGCATCGGCCGCCTGACGCCAAATCCAGGCGGTGATTTCGACCCGACCGGCAATCCCTACATCCTGCCCGATGTGGTGATCGAACGCGATGACGACGGCGAATGGTCGGCGCGGCTGACGAACGAGTATCTGCCGAACCTGCGGATCAACGACTTCTACAAGGACATGATCGGCCGCAGCAAGACGGACGGGAAGACCCGCCAGTTCCTGCGCGATCAGATCCGGGATGGCCGCAGCCTGATCCGCTCGATCTCGCTGCGCCAGGAAACCATCCTCGCGATCGCCTACAAGCTCATCGAGCATCAGCCCGCCTTCCTCGCGAAGGGCCACCGCCACCTGCGGCCGCTGACGATGAACGACATCGCCGACCAGCTCTCGCTGCACGCCACCACCGTCTCGCGCGCCGTGGCCGGGAAATACATCCTCACGCCCCACGGGCTGATGGAAATGCGCGCCTTCTTCGCCACCGGTTATCAAACCGAAGGCGGCGAGGAGGTTTCCAATGCCGGCGTGCGCGAGGCGATCCAACAGATCATCGCCCAGGAGAACCCGTCCAAGCCGCTCTCCGACGACGCCCTGGCGAAGCAGCTCAAGGCACAGGGCATCAACGTCGCCCGCCGCACCGTGGCGAAGTACCGCGAGCAGCTCAACATCCTGCCCTCGCACCTGCGGAAGTCGTTCTGA
- a CDS encoding Mrp/NBP35 family ATP-binding protein: MTPDFIREALKQVRYPGFSRDIVSFGLVKDVQVLADGVHVKIEVQTRDPDVPEKIFKDAHAILDELPDVGAVKIEIEIKDPPGQNSASATGKSSVPGVKRIIAVASGKGGVGKSTVAANLAVALSKTGARVGLCDCDLYGPSVAMMFGTTERPMANEQEEIIPIEAHGIQLMSMGFLLEDRSPVIVRGPMATRYTQQFLRQVAWDHLDYLILDLPPGTGDIQLTIVQTVTVDGAVIVTTPQEVALTDARKAVSMFAKVNVPILGLVENMAWFDCDHGQRYFLFGEGGGVREAAKLNVPLLGQIPINPETGRRGDQGAPVALVPAEEHPVSAAFHQIAATLRERVKV; this comes from the coding sequence ATGACTCCCGACTTCATCCGCGAGGCCCTCAAGCAGGTCCGCTACCCCGGCTTCTCCCGTGACATCGTTTCCTTCGGCCTCGTCAAGGACGTCCAAGTCCTGGCCGATGGCGTGCACGTCAAAATCGAGGTCCAAACCCGCGACCCCGACGTGCCGGAGAAGATCTTCAAGGACGCGCACGCCATCCTCGATGAGCTGCCGGACGTCGGCGCGGTGAAGATCGAAATCGAAATCAAGGACCCGCCCGGCCAGAACTCCGCCAGCGCCACCGGCAAGTCCTCGGTGCCCGGCGTGAAGCGCATCATCGCCGTGGCCTCCGGCAAGGGCGGCGTGGGCAAGTCCACCGTCGCCGCCAACCTCGCGGTGGCCCTTTCCAAGACCGGTGCCCGCGTCGGCCTGTGCGATTGCGACCTCTACGGTCCGTCCGTGGCCATGATGTTCGGCACCACCGAGCGCCCGATGGCGAACGAGCAGGAGGAGATCATCCCGATCGAGGCCCACGGCATCCAGCTCATGTCGATGGGCTTCCTGCTGGAAGACCGCTCGCCGGTGATCGTTCGCGGCCCGATGGCCACGCGCTACACCCAGCAGTTCCTGCGTCAGGTGGCGTGGGATCATCTCGACTACCTCATTCTCGACCTCCCGCCCGGCACCGGCGACATCCAGCTCACCATCGTCCAGACCGTGACGGTGGATGGCGCGGTGATCGTGACCACGCCACAGGAGGTCGCGCTGACCGATGCCCGCAAGGCGGTGTCGATGTTCGCCAAGGTGAACGTGCCGATCCTCGGCCTGGTGGAGAACATGGCGTGGTTCGATTGCGACCACGGCCAGCGTTACTTCCTCTTCGGCGAAGGCGGCGGCGTGCGCGAGGCGGCGAAACTCAACGTGCCGCTGCTCGGCCAGATCCCGATCAATCCCGAAACCGGCAGGCGCGGCGACCAGGGCGCGCCCGTGGCGCTGGTCCCGGCGGAGGAGCACCCGGTGTCCGCCGCCTTCCACCAGATCGCCGCGACCCTGCGCGAGCGGGTGAAGGTGTAG
- a CDS encoding DUF3592 domain-containing protein, with translation MSAPSLDPSFEKAVRRIMRCFGIAVLCAPGIWLARTQWFISHAEPTVATIVALEKGGKGNSLYPVFEFDSPSGTVHRKRSSTACGSREFQVGDPVGVLYDPRDPTRSAIQSPAQIWSVPIITAIWFIGVGTFILRAAGKRRAPSSPTPKETTA, from the coding sequence ATGAGCGCCCCGTCCCTTGATCCGTCGTTCGAAAAGGCCGTTCGGCGGATCATGCGATGCTTCGGCATCGCCGTTCTCTGCGCGCCGGGCATCTGGCTCGCGCGCACGCAGTGGTTCATTTCCCACGCGGAACCGACCGTTGCTACCATTGTGGCCTTGGAGAAAGGCGGTAAAGGCAACTCACTTTATCCGGTGTTTGAATTCGATTCACCATCCGGCACGGTTCATCGCAAACGATCGTCCACCGCCTGTGGTTCAAGGGAATTTCAAGTAGGCGATCCGGTCGGGGTGCTCTATGATCCTCGGGATCCGACCAGAAGCGCGATCCAATCCCCGGCTCAGATCTGGAGCGTTCCCATTATCACGGCGATCTGGTTTATTGGAGTCGGGACGTTCATTTTGAGGGCCGCAGGCAAAAGGCGGGCACCATCAAGCCCAACACCGAAGGAGACCACGGCCTGA
- a CDS encoding TIR domain-containing protein, translating into MDTEANVRRYWAFISYSHADKAWADWLHKSLERYPMPRDLVGKPTPADDPVPKRFTPVFRDREELPTATDLGAVIARALQAARFLVVICSPRSAKSQWVEQEIIAYKRLHGESRVLCLIVDGEPWASEGKPGVDPDDECFPRAVRYRLGADGELSDVRTEPIAADAREGKDGKQNAVIKLMAGLLGVGFDDLRRREQEYQRRRVRIFRALTSLFALLFVAAVSAAAYAVIQKQKVQQTLSQADLQLALIARDNDEVSQSAAYLARSLRSDPANREAAVAAYSLLAHRKHHAPVGPALRHADAVWAAVASADGQSLATAAGREVYLWSRKDHHLVTKITPDGSTVGSLALNPDGKGFLAGTHAGKIHRFSFDGATTDPIVTGTDPVVQVVWSPKGDQLAVSVTGDNPGANGGTVLRLSAEGKELERIPAPKLIPQLLAWSPDGSRIAAAGPSPFVLLATLEGNSTAIRYLKSKLAVGGLRFTAPDKLLTVDVFTGVQAWDLAKAPPEEPRSLAPSVSAAVFSPDGRSFVGTRRGLAAYVYDSSSGKIATEAISPGFTISKATWLDDSHVLVAGENGLAQVRRIRDATPPLASLCVPDAYPEVTALHPDGVIVAAAYTEDSLVRFFDTRTLEPVGRPVRFPSKVLSLGFSDDGKTLSALGWDGHLHRTDWQHAVKIESGTDAILPATTSSYSKATTSQLAPKGNLLAVPSERTVVLADLTTGNIKTTLTFDRKVACLAWSADGTLLVAREDQLLSFHRADGSAAPQRPTIRLNAPALELADAGDRVAVLSNADRIDFFDTRSGTPIGTGFQAGPSTGNIQWSEGNEWLVTGDMDGVVKLWDPVSGQAIGRLPQHGQIWHGCLRLPGRSALLLKQTEFLSVVPMLPAGRVPDWVPSFLEAFCGGRLASKDDHALLDVDAWRSSKAMPEAGETGPWADLHAWLIAGAAERSVAPGIAFSEARNREHLEQLETSESLLHLQKLIQEEWNTNNLPRMQRAADLLEDAIKLAPANVPNRKVKVAMAQATDKPQLVLDAWLGLAAAGDATLIDLLDAKVEAAKACLQLKPPHLDQAKALIAEVLKENPDHSGAKAWHAE; encoded by the coding sequence ATGGATACCGAAGCCAACGTGCGCCGCTACTGGGCGTTCATCAGCTACAGCCACGCCGACAAGGCATGGGCCGATTGGCTCCACAAGTCGCTCGAGCGCTACCCGATGCCCCGCGACCTGGTCGGCAAGCCGACCCCGGCCGACGATCCGGTGCCGAAGCGATTCACTCCCGTTTTCCGCGACCGCGAGGAGCTGCCCACCGCCACCGATCTCGGTGCGGTGATCGCCAGGGCCCTGCAGGCCGCCCGGTTCCTGGTGGTGATCTGTTCCCCGCGCAGCGCGAAGTCGCAGTGGGTCGAGCAGGAGATCATCGCCTACAAGCGGCTCCACGGGGAAAGCCGCGTGCTGTGCCTGATCGTCGATGGCGAGCCGTGGGCCAGCGAGGGCAAACCCGGAGTCGATCCCGACGACGAATGCTTTCCCCGCGCCGTGCGTTACCGCCTCGGCGCGGATGGCGAACTCTCCGACGTTCGCACCGAACCGATCGCCGCCGACGCGCGCGAGGGCAAGGACGGCAAACAGAACGCGGTCATCAAGCTGATGGCCGGATTGCTCGGCGTCGGCTTCGATGACCTGCGCCGCCGTGAACAGGAATACCAGCGGCGGCGGGTGCGGATCTTCCGCGCGCTCACCTCGCTGTTCGCGCTGCTGTTCGTCGCCGCCGTGTCGGCCGCGGCCTATGCGGTGATCCAGAAGCAGAAGGTCCAGCAGACCCTCAGCCAGGCCGATCTCCAGCTCGCCCTGATCGCACGCGACAATGACGAGGTTTCGCAAAGCGCCGCCTATCTCGCGCGCTCGCTGCGTTCCGATCCTGCCAACCGCGAGGCGGCGGTGGCGGCGTATTCCCTCCTCGCCCATCGCAAGCACCACGCTCCGGTGGGCCCGGCCCTGCGCCACGCCGATGCGGTGTGGGCCGCGGTGGCATCCGCGGACGGACAATCGCTCGCCACCGCCGCCGGTCGAGAAGTCTACCTGTGGTCGCGCAAGGACCATCATCTGGTCACGAAAATCACGCCAGACGGCAGCACCGTGGGATCCCTGGCGCTCAACCCGGATGGCAAGGGGTTCCTGGCGGGCACCCACGCGGGCAAGATCCACCGGTTTTCGTTCGATGGCGCCACCACCGATCCCATCGTCACCGGCACCGATCCGGTGGTGCAGGTGGTGTGGAGCCCGAAGGGCGATCAACTCGCGGTCTCCGTGACCGGCGACAATCCCGGTGCGAATGGCGGCACCGTCTTGCGGCTATCCGCGGAGGGAAAGGAACTCGAACGCATCCCGGCCCCGAAGCTCATCCCGCAACTCCTCGCGTGGTCGCCCGATGGTTCCCGCATCGCCGCCGCCGGGCCGTCGCCGTTCGTGCTGCTGGCCACGCTGGAGGGCAACAGCACCGCCATCCGTTACCTGAAATCGAAGCTCGCGGTGGGCGGGCTGCGGTTCACCGCGCCGGACAAGCTCCTGACCGTGGATGTGTTCACCGGCGTGCAGGCGTGGGACTTGGCGAAGGCCCCCCCGGAGGAACCGCGCTCGCTCGCTCCGAGCGTTTCCGCCGCGGTGTTCTCTCCGGACGGCCGGTCGTTCGTGGGAACCCGCCGCGGGCTGGCTGCCTACGTCTACGATAGTAGCTCCGGAAAAATCGCCACCGAGGCGATCTCGCCGGGCTTCACGATTTCCAAGGCCACCTGGCTGGACGATTCCCACGTGCTGGTGGCCGGAGAGAACGGTCTTGCCCAGGTCCGCCGCATCCGGGACGCCACCCCGCCGCTGGCCAGTCTCTGCGTGCCGGACGCCTATCCCGAGGTCACCGCCCTCCATCCGGACGGCGTCATCGTCGCCGCGGCCTACACCGAGGACTCGCTGGTGCGGTTCTTCGACACCCGCACGCTGGAACCGGTGGGGCGTCCCGTGCGCTTTCCCTCGAAGGTGTTGTCGCTCGGGTTCTCCGACGATGGCAAGACGCTCAGTGCCCTCGGTTGGGACGGCCACCTGCACCGGACCGACTGGCAACACGCGGTGAAGATCGAGTCCGGCACCGATGCCATCCTTCCGGCCACCACCTCGTCGTATTCGAAGGCCACCACCAGCCAGCTAGCGCCGAAGGGTAACTTGCTCGCGGTTCCCAGCGAACGCACGGTCGTGCTCGCGGATCTCACCACTGGAAACATCAAGACCACCCTCACCTTTGACCGCAAGGTGGCCTGCCTCGCGTGGTCCGCGGATGGCACCCTGTTGGTCGCCCGCGAGGACCAATTGCTGTCCTTCCACCGTGCCGATGGCTCCGCCGCTCCGCAACGCCCGACCATCCGCCTCAATGCCCCGGCGCTCGAACTCGCGGATGCCGGGGATCGGGTGGCGGTGCTTTCGAACGCGGACCGGATCGATTTCTTCGACACCCGCAGCGGCACACCCATCGGCACCGGCTTCCAGGCCGGACCGAGCACTGGCAACATCCAGTGGAGCGAGGGCAACGAGTGGCTCGTCACCGGCGACATGGATGGCGTCGTGAAATTGTGGGACCCCGTCTCCGGCCAAGCCATCGGTCGCCTGCCCCAGCACGGCCAGATCTGGCACGGCTGCCTCCGCTTGCCGGGGCGCTCCGCCCTGCTGCTGAAGCAAACCGAGTTCCTCTCGGTCGTGCCAATGCTCCCCGCGGGCCGGGTGCCGGACTGGGTGCCTTCGTTCCTGGAAGCCTTCTGCGGTGGCCGTCTCGCTTCGAAGGACGACCACGCCCTGCTCGATGTCGATGCCTGGCGTTCCTCCAAGGCCATGCCGGAAGCCGGTGAGACCGGACCATGGGCGGACCTCCACGCCTGGCTCATCGCTGGTGCCGCGGAGCGCTCCGTGGCTCCGGGCATCGCCTTTTCCGAGGCACGGAACCGCGAGCACCTCGAACAACTGGAGACCTCCGAAAGCCTGCTTCATCTCCAGAAGCTCATCCAGGAGGAATGGAACACCAACAACCTCCCGCGCATGCAGCGGGCCGCAGATCTGCTGGAGGACGCCATCAAGCTCGCCCCCGCGAACGTTCCAAACCGCAAGGTGAAGGTCGCCATGGCCCAGGCCACGGACAAGCCTCAGCTCGTGCTTGACGCCTGGCTCGGTCTCGCCGCCGCGGGCGATGCCACGCTGATCGACCTCCTCGATGCCAAGGTGGAGGCCGCGAAGGCCTGCCTGCAATTGAAGCCGCCGCATCTCGATCAAGCCAAGGCGTTGATCGCGGAAGTTTTGAAGGAAAATCCCGATCACTCCGGAGCCAAGGCATGGCACGCGGAGTGA